In Sphaeramia orbicularis chromosome 5, fSphaOr1.1, whole genome shotgun sequence, the genomic stretch ATCTAACTGCATCCAAGTTATTTTGAAACTAAACATGTTACACTACTCTGTACTTGGCATCTGATACTATGGTACTTGGTAAGGTTTGTCTTAGTATTTCAGCTGTAGTTTCTCTGTATTTACCTGCTTATTTACTAGTAGTAATTACCCATCATTATGAGACTGTaaaacaccatttatttacaacataaaaaCTGTAAAAGGAAGGGTTACCACTTATGGAAAACATAAGGATTACTTCTACAGACCAATCCATCAATAAACCTTCAATCAGAACTGCttattttaacaatgacaaaaaaatattctATACTATAACTCACTAAATTGCAAGAAGAAATACTTGCCCAGCCAGACATTTtgtaaattatacatttataaaGCTGTAATTTTGCTCAAACCTAGAAGAAAATAAACCATATAACAGTAACGTTTTACAGAGAGATCTCCTAACATTACTTAAGATAAAGTAAACAAAATACTTACTCAGAACTCAAAACTTATTAAACAATAACAGGGGCCACGATctgaaaatgtgtcagtgtgtattttattaacactacaaaaaaatgtttataacAACCGATGTACTGTATAAAACAAGATGCAAGTCCTGCAGTAGAACCTGAAGGTGAATTTCCTCATATAAACCTAGTGAGGTAAACACCAAATAAAGCAACCAAAACTCACCTTTTTACGCAAAAGGTTTTATTGAGAATGTTTTGTATAAGTTTGTTctgaaatgcatttatttttaaatattcaaaAGAATTTATTTTACACTTAAGACAAATTCAACGTTAATAAATGCATGGCCTATGTACAGAAATTCATAATTTGTTGGGTGCGAAAAagtgattaatccaggtgtgtttaaaacagaccaaaaaaacaaaacaaaacaaaaaacaaatatgacatGCGAGTTAATACTGCAGGTTCCTGGGAATGCCATATATTAAAACAGCGAAGACCCTTGTTCTGAATGATTCCTCTGATGACTATAGCACGTTCACAACAAGTTGAACAACCTATTTTGACAGGTAGACCCCAATATGAGCTCCACGTTCTCATCTCTTAAAACCCTGACCAAATAAAACCTATAGTACAGGGTCACGTATCAGGAAATTGTACAGTATTCGACTCGGCGTCTGACAGTTCAGCCTCTGGTCCACTTCCTCAACCAGacgaacagaaaaataaaatacacttaaaagtaAAGATGGCAGAAAGCTTAACATTGAGTGCTGGTATGCACAAAGCAGGCAGATTAACCACCATCATCTGCATTGAGTATGCCTGCATACTGAAGCCCTCGTCAGTCTGAACATCCAACTCCAGCAGAACGTAACGTCTGGGGAGTTTACAACTGAAACGCCGGTCTCAGAAGGTTTGCGGAGGGAGTAAAAGGTGTAAAAGTCAACATGTAGTCCCCAGTACCTCGCCACATCCGTATTCAGTGGAGAATTCTGATGGTGATTGAGGAGAGGATTCCTCAACCATCCTGAATCTATAATGCTGGCGGTGCAGGGGCTTCACGCTGATGTAAAAGAACTGTAAAGTTGGTTGATCCTAATAAAAGTTGGTAGAGAGTGGGAGACAAATGGCTTTTCTAGAAGAGCAGAGCCCCCATGCTGCCGACTTCACTCTGTTCTTTGACAAAGATCTCAAAGTACTGATAGATGATGGTGACGGCCAGTAGGATACCGGTGCCAGAACCGATCGCTCCTAAGAAGTCGGCCATTACCGATAAACCTCCAATACAGAGACCACCGAAGGCAGCAGCAGTAGGAATGTACCTGCAACACAAACCAGGGAAACGTAGATaaacattaaaacacaaactTTCACATTGGAGACAAGTTTGACTATAACTTTGGTCTGTTTTTCTGGTCACATAAAGCACAAAACTAACCCAAACTAATCAGAAAATTTTAAAAACGATCATTCATTGCTCAATTCTGATTGGATGCACTCAAACCAGTTGCAAAACATTCTGTTAGATGTTCGATTATAGTGCATGACATAACAGGAgggggataaaaaaacaaaaacagacactaaAATTAATGGGAGAGAAAGTGTGGAGCTGAAAAAGTTAAGAACTGAAGCCAAGACCATTAGAAGGACGATGTGGTCCTTTCACTGTTTTCAGACCATTATGAGAAATATGTGGCTTTTACAGGGATATACTCATTTCTGATACCACACAATTAAAGTGCACCTCTCTGGAGTCTAAACAGCCTTGTAGCTGCAAAATGAAGTACTAATGTAAAGTAACCACACTTCAACTAATGACAGCTAATGACAATAAATGCTAATGTTGTCTACTGTGTTTGTGTGACATCTACAAATTTCTAACTTCAAAGATTCATCAAAGTGCAGACATGATGGAATCAAATATCGAGGCCAGTGAATATTCACACATGTACTTTTCATGCACCTCAGAAGGTACTTTTGAGTCTGGCACTGGCTTTGTGAACATGTAGCTATTTGTGTTTGTACTTGATAATAAAATGGAGCTCTGATTTACCAGACTACATCTTTTCTAGTAAAATAGAAAACTGAGGATGTGACACACTGAAAGTCTTTAAGAATTGTTGATTCACATCAAGTGGCCAGTTAAACTGGTTGGTGGAAGAATATTATTTGTCATGAATAAATTGTTGCATTTTTGttgttctgtttattttatgATATCTTGGCTAAATCTAACTCTTGATAAAAGCCGTTTTAAAATGACTGTTAACCACTGCCTCTTGGGGTTTGTTTTACCTGTTCAGTTCATGGACCATGGAAGTTTCTCTGTGTCCCCTCATGACCATCTGCTGCTCCTTCAACTGTTTCGCCACCTGGATGTAAGTATAAAAACAGAGCTCTAAAACACGGCCCCTCTGAGAAAAACCCAGAACATCTGTGAGAAAAGCATTTAGGACGTACATCTTTCGCAGATGAACCTGAGACTTCAATCCATGTTTTGGAGAAAAAGGCACATGATCCGAGCATGAAGACAATGTAGATGAGTGCATGGACTGGGTCCTCTAGAACAGACCCAAAGGACTCTGGTGGGGAGAGGTAGTAACACAGTCCACCAACAGGATAAGCACGGGCAGGACCACCAGACGACGTGTCCTACAGAAACAGGACATAAAAGACCTAAGTTAAAGTTGACCTAGAAAAAATGTATCTAATAATTCTGAAATACATCAAAAGCTTGGCAAAGCAAACCTATTTTTAGCTTCAAACTTAAAAGAAAAggtaataaacaacaaacaaaaaagttaaatctGTGACTAAATGTATACTTACAGACCATGTGCCCAACAGATTCACCAGGAAGTTGCCACTGAAACGTGTGGAAAGCATCTGAGAGATAACATACAAGTTGGAGACCAACGCAGACTGAAGGATGATGGGAATGTTGGATGTGTAGAACAGCTTGATGGGGTAGGTGTTGTACTGGCCTCTGTAGCGAGCTGATTTAATTGGCAGATCAACTCTGAATCCCTGTGAGAACAGCAGAGTCCACAATGTTAATTAAACTGCCTGTCCTAAATGACTTTCATTGCTTTATTCATTGATAATCCATACTTTAAACCCAGACTGTGGAATGCAATGATCTCAAAATGTAACCTTAATAACATGTCGATAACAATAAGTCTGGACAGATTTTACTCGATGAAATGGATTGAACATCACatagtaaaaaataaacataatctaTATTCAGTATGTAACATTTTTGTGTGAAAAGTAAATCCCAGTAGGTCAGGTAAATCTCTATACACCACAGTGCTTTACAGGTACTGTCTGCTAGATGCGTGAGAGTTTAACATGTAGGAACAAGGACTCCGTGGAGTACTAAGAGGCCCGGCATAAAACTACTCAAATGGCCACTAAGCTTGTTTATAACTGTAATGTATATATTTGTCGTTACACTAATGCTAAGAAAATGTAGCCCCTATAAATGCTCTTTTTAGCTGATGAACTGCCTGTCTTCATGAATCTGGTATCAGGATGCTCTTCCAACTGGCACCATTATCAAATTCTAAGTTGTGCCGTACCATCTAGCCATGATTTAAACAGCAACAAGTTCAGGACGAAGACGTACCAAAAGGAAAGTAATTAAACTCACCTGAAAGTATATCACTACAGCAAAGACGAATACTGTGGCGATGAGGTTCATGAGGTTGGGCAGGTTCTGTCTATAAAAGGCTTCTCTCAGAGCTCGTACTTTGTCAGTCCGTGTCGCCAGCAGATGGAAGAGAGCAATGATCGCTCCCTCAAACTCTGTGCCTGGAGACACGAAATGGAAGAAAAGTCATGTGAAAAAAAGCACAGAAATGGGGTGGATGGCCTGTGAACATTTTCACAATATGCTTATTCATACAATGGTTCATTTATTTCCGTGTACCTCTTCCAGTGTTCACAGTGGTGGGACTAAATGCCTTCCAGACTATCGTCTCACAAATGTTGGTAGCAATGAAGAGTGAGATTCCTGAACCGAGACCGTAGCCCTTTTGGAGCAGTTCGTCCAGCAACAGCACGATCAGCCCAGCCacaaaaagctgcagaaaaacaaaactcACATGGTCAGGTGGATGACTGGTTTCATTCATCTATAGATCCATGTTTCTTTAGTGAGGTTTAACAATAGGTTCTGACAGTCAAGGACATTTGTTTGTACCATTTGCTCAATCAATCAAAAACCCCAACCTATTTATTAAACTGTATAATTCTGGAACGATTAACTTAAAAATGGCTTGATTACCCAaaagtttttcttcatttcaaatAAATCTCAAGTTGAGGAGAATAAATtttaaatatacacatatattctCATAATCAAATCTgacttttattctcatttttgttccatatgtattaatattttttatgttaaaaatcaT encodes the following:
- the LOC115419297 gene encoding protein transport protein Sec61 subunit alpha-like 1, which produces MGIKFLEVIKPFCAVLPEIQKPERKIQFREKVLWTAITLFIFLVCCQIPLFGIMSSDSADPFYWMRVILASNRGTLMELGISPIVTSGLIMQLLAGAKIIEVGDTPKDRALFNGAQKLFGMIITIGQAIVYVMTGMYGDPSEMGAGICLLIIIQLFVAGLIVLLLDELLQKGYGLGSGISLFIATNICETIVWKAFSPTTVNTGRGTEFEGAIIALFHLLATRTDKVRALREAFYRQNLPNLMNLIATVFVFAVVIYFQGFRVDLPIKSARYRGQYNTYPIKLFYTSNIPIILQSALVSNLYVISQMLSTRFSGNFLVNLLGTWSDTSSGGPARAYPVGGLCYYLSPPESFGSVLEDPVHALIYIVFMLGSCAFFSKTWIEVSGSSAKDVAKQLKEQQMVMRGHRETSMVHELNRYIPTAAAFGGLCIGGLSVMADFLGAIGSGTGILLAVTIIYQYFEIFVKEQSEVGSMGALLF